The nucleotide sequence GTTTCTTTGCGGAAGGCTCCTACGATGATTGTGGAGACGATACCGATAATTGCGGCGCGCTCGGCTGATATGTTCATCATCAAGGCTGTAATAATGATCACGATGGGGAGGAGCAAGTACATTTTTTTCAAAACTTCTTTTTTGTTCGGCAGTTCTTCCTTCGAGAGTCCGCGCAACCCGAGTCGTTTTGCTTCGAAGTGCGTCATAATCCAGATGCCGACGAAAAATAAAATCGCTGGAAGAATCGCTGATTTGGCGATTTCCAAGTAAGGAACGCCGATGAACTCCGCCATCAAAAAGGCAGCAGCCCCCATGACAGGTGGCATAATTTGTCCACCAGTAGAGGACGAGGCTTCCACCGCCGCGGCAAATTCGGAACGATAGCCGAGCCGTTTCATCATCGGGATGGTAAAGGCACCGGAGGTAACCACATTGGCAACAGAACTGCCGCTAATCGTCCCTTGCAGGGCGCTGGAAAAAACGGCCACCTTCGCAGGACCGCCGATTCGTCTGCCTGCAATGACCAGCGACAAATCGTTAAAATACTCACCGACCCCTGTTTTTTCGAGAAACGCCCCGAACAGCACAAACAAAAAGATGAAGGTAGAGGAAACGGCGAGCGGCGTACCGAGAATACCCTCTAGTGTGTAGTAGCTGTGCCCAATAATCCGCTCGACATCACTGCCGCGATGCTCCAAAAAGCCTGGCATGTAAGGTCCGAAGTAGGTGTATAAAAGAAAAATGGTGGCGATTAGAGCGATTGGAATTCCGACGACTCGTCGTGCAGCCTCAAGGACAAGCACGACAGCAATACCGCCGACCACCATATCCATCGTCGTATAGTTGCCTGTTCGGGTCACAAGTCCTTCGTAGTCAATGACCCAATACAGTGACACGAAGACGCCTAACAGGGCGAGAACCATGTTCACGATTCCGATTTTGTTCTTGTTGCCTTTGGATGTCCCTGCATACAACAAATAGACAAGTACCAGTCCGAAGGCCAAGTGGATCGGACGATGAATCTGGGGAGGAAGCGTGAAGAAAAGCGTGCTGGATAACTGGTACAGGGAGAAGAGGACAAGTAGACCAAAAGAGATCCACTTCATGGGACCCGCGAGCTGGCGTGTGGCTGATTCCTTGTCGTATTGCGCGATCAGCTTATCCATTTCTTGCTGGTTCATATTTGATGTTGTGCTCATCTAGTAACCTCCTAACTCGCTCAGAATGGATCGCTTTTCTGCCTGAATCGTAATGGCTTCTCCCGGCTTGTCGATCAAGCTCAACGGAATATCCTGTCCAGCGAAAAGCAACGTATGATTAGCCCGTACTTGCCCGATAAAAAGCCGTATGGCAGGAAAAGAGCGCTGCATATTGCGAATGTGGAATCGTCCATCGGCCAGAACCAGCTCCTCGCCGGGAGCCAATTCATTTTCCATGCCGATACCATAGTCGTGAAAGCTCATCTCCGATAAAATAATTTGACCGTCTACAATCCGGTATTGCTCCTCGATTGTGGAGAGATGAATAGAATGAGTCCAGCGGATGCCAAAGGATGCTTCATCCTGGATATTGGCACTCCAAACCACCTGATTCGACCGTGTATCCCGGATAACCAGAGCGTGAATCAGCGGAGTGGAGATGCCCACATAAATGACAATGACGAGAAGAAAGAAGGAGAAAAGGCGGAACAACGTCCGCCCTCTTCCCTTTGTTACTGCCTGGATAAAAACCATCTGGCTTTACTTCACGCCTTTTTCGTCGAAGTACTTTTGGGCACCTGGGTGAACAGGGATGCTGACGCCGTTCTTCACGTTCTCCAGTTTGATTTCCTTGGCTTTGGCGTGACCGAGCTTGTCGCTGTTCTCAAAGATCGCCTTTGTTACTTTGTACACGAGGTCTTCACTGAGATCGGAGCGAATCAAGAGCATCGATTTGACGGAGACGGTTGTCACTTCTTCTGGAACGGTTTGGTATGTATTGGCAGGGACTGTTGTCTTTACGTAGTAAGGGTATTTGGCGATGATTGCATCGATTTTGTCCGCGTCAATTGGAATGATTTTTACGCCAGTTGTCGCTGCCAGCTCCGTGATTGCTGCGGTAGGTGTACCGGCAGTTTGGAAGGCAGCATCCAATTGACCGTCCTGAATGGCTTTGGCAGAGTCAGCAAAGGAGAGACGCTGGAGCTTGGTATCTTCAAAGGTCATACCGTATGCTTCCAAAATTTGCTGAGCGTTCACTTCTGTGCCGCTTCCCGGAGCGCCTACGGATACGCGCTTGTCTTTCAAATCGGCAACGCTTTTTATATTGCTGTCAGCAGAGACGACGATTTGGATGGTCTCATCGTAGAGAGCGCCCAGTGCTTGGAAGGAATCAATTTTACCGTCTTGCTGGAACATGTTCGTTCCCTTAGACGCATACTCGGCAATGTCGTTTTGCGTGAAGGCAATGTCCGCCTTTTTATCACGAATGAGGCGAATATTTTCTGCTGAAGCGCCTGTGGCTTGAGCAGTAGCAGTGATGCCAGCATTTTTCGTGATATGGTCAGCCATGCCACCACCGAGTGGGAAATAAGTGCCGCCTGTACCGCCTGTTGCAATGATTAGTTGGGAAGGATCGGCGCTTCCTCCACCTGTACCTCCTTGTGTCGAGTTGCCGCCACCACATGCCGTCATGAGCGACATGGACAGAAGCAGTGTGAGCGAGAGAAGAAAATGACGCTTATTCAAGATAATTCCCCCCAGTCTAAATGTTCTGTTTATATTGCTTTCTTTGGCATTGTAAGGGGAGGTCTATAAAAAACTACAAAAATCTATAGAAAAATATAGTAAACTAAGAAATAAACGTTAACGATTTTTTGAACAATTTCATAGGAGGAAGTGCGGGCTACATTTTATGAGAGAGACCATTTCGATCCTGCTGCTTATGCTCATTGCTGTCCCGATTGCCGGGGAGCTCAAATTTCATCCGTTTCAAGATGATTTTCGCATTAGCTTTGGTACAACGGCTTTTTTCTTTTTTTTATTGTGGCTGCGTCCTTCTTTAGTGGCAGGGATAGTAACAGGAATAATTGTTGTTCTATTTAGAATAGTCTTGGATTTTTTGTGTGGCGATGTCTTTTCATTTCTGTCATCTCTTCAGATGCACTTCCCCGCATTTTGCTATTACGCTACCTTTGCTTGTCTATTCTCGCTCTTTCGCGTTAATACACTACATCATCGACCGCTTTGGGTGGGATTGTTGGGGACAGGCGCAGAAATAGCAGCCAATTTGGTAGAGCTGTCCTTTCGTGCTGTGTCCTTGGAGGGAGTCTTAAGGCTGGAGGTCGTAGGGCCGATTGCTGTCATTGCATTAATACGCAGTTTTTTTGTTCTTAGTTTTTTCAATATGATTCAGCTGCGTCAGGCGAAATGGATGGAAAAGCAACAGCGCAATCGAAACGAGCAGATGTTGATGCTCATCTCCAATTTGTACGAGGAAGCAGTTCTTCTAAAAAAGACATTGCATCAGGTTGAGGAAATCACGCGCGACTGCTATGAGCTGTATCGCGAGATGAACGAGGTGGAACACAAGGATGGGACGACGAACAAGCGATACGCGAAGCGACTGCTGTCCCTTGCTGGGCAAGTGCATGAAGTGAAAAAGGACAATCAACGCATATATGCAGGCCTCTCCAAGCTGATTTCTGACGAGAAAGAACGTGACTATATGCCACTGGGCGAATTAATAGCCATCATTGTTCAGGGGCAACGAAAGTACGCGAAGCTGTTGGAGAAGGACATTCAGTTTGAAACGAATGTGGAGGTGCCGTATCTCGCTTGCCACATTTACACGACACTCTCACTCATCAACAATCTGGTCGGCAACAGTGTCGAAGCCATCCGCGACCGGGGGATGGTATCGATCGTGGCTTCGATTGACGAGAGTCGGGAGTGGATTCATTTTGTTGTAACCGATGATGGGCCAGGCATTGTGGTGAAGGACAAGGAGCTCTTGTTCATGCCTGGATTTACTACCAAATACGACGTATCAGGCAGGCCATCCACGGGAATTGGGCTATCCTACGTCAAGGAAGTGACAGCCAGTCTCCAAGGAATGATTGATTTATCCGAGGACTTATGCGGACAAACAACACAGTTTTGTATTCGCCTGCCAATCGCAACTCTGATTCAGAAAGGGTGACCTCATGCGCTACTTCATTGTGGACGA is from Brevibacillus brevis and encodes:
- a CDS encoding sensor histidine kinase, translating into MRETISILLLMLIAVPIAGELKFHPFQDDFRISFGTTAFFFFLLWLRPSLVAGIVTGIIVVLFRIVLDFLCGDVFSFLSSLQMHFPAFCYYATFACLFSLFRVNTLHHRPLWVGLLGTGAEIAANLVELSFRAVSLEGVLRLEVVGPIAVIALIRSFFVLSFFNMIQLRQAKWMEKQQRNRNEQMLMLISNLYEEAVLLKKTLHQVEEITRDCYELYREMNEVEHKDGTTNKRYAKRLLSLAGQVHEVKKDNQRIYAGLSKLISDEKERDYMPLGELIAIIVQGQRKYAKLLEKDIQFETNVEVPYLACHIYTTLSLINNLVGNSVEAIRDRGMVSIVASIDESREWIHFVVTDDGPGIVVKDKELLFMPGFTTKYDVSGRPSTGIGLSYVKEVTASLQGMIDLSEDLCGQTTQFCIRLPIATLIQKG
- a CDS encoding TRAP transporter permease — encoded protein: MSTTSNMNQQEMDKLIAQYDKESATRQLAGPMKWISFGLLVLFSLYQLSSTLFFTLPPQIHRPIHLAFGLVLVYLLYAGTSKGNKNKIGIVNMVLALLGVFVSLYWVIDYEGLVTRTGNYTTMDMVVGGIAVVLVLEAARRVVGIPIALIATIFLLYTYFGPYMPGFLEHRGSDVERIIGHSYYTLEGILGTPLAVSSTFIFLFVLFGAFLEKTGVGEYFNDLSLVIAGRRIGGPAKVAVFSSALQGTISGSSVANVVTSGAFTIPMMKRLGYRSEFAAAVEASSSTGGQIMPPVMGAAAFLMAEFIGVPYLEIAKSAILPAILFFVGIWIMTHFEAKRLGLRGLSKEELPNKKEVLKKMYLLLPIVIIITALMMNISAERAAIIGIVSTIIVGAFRKETRMSIADILEALASGARMALGVVAATACAGIIVGTITLTGIGLKLANGLIDLAGGQLLLTLFFTMIASLILGMGTPTTANYIITSTIAAPALIQLGVPPIAAHMFTFYFGIVADITPPVALAAFAASGIAKSKPIRTGVESTRLSIAAFMAPYIFVISPALLLINTTLLESIWVMLTSTLGMIGVGAGLIGYWMSKLNVLERILAVAGGVLAVIPGIETDIAGIILLGLVFSLSYYKARKQKQSVQTTL
- a CDS encoding DUF1850 domain-containing protein, with translation MVFIQAVTKGRGRTLFRLFSFFLLVIVIYVGISTPLIHALVIRDTRSNQVVWSANIQDEASFGIRWTHSIHLSTIEEQYRIVDGQIILSEMSFHDYGIGMENELAPGEELVLADGRFHIRNMQRSFPAIRLFIGQVRANHTLLFAGQDIPLSLIDKPGEAITIQAEKRSILSELGGY
- a CDS encoding TAXI family TRAP transporter solute-binding subunit, with translation MNKRHFLLSLTLLLSMSLMTACGGGNSTQGGTGGGSADPSQLIIATGGTGGTYFPLGGGMADHITKNAGITATAQATGASAENIRLIRDKKADIAFTQNDIAEYASKGTNMFQQDGKIDSFQALGALYDETIQIVVSADSNIKSVADLKDKRVSVGAPGSGTEVNAQQILEAYGMTFEDTKLQRLSFADSAKAIQDGQLDAAFQTAGTPTAAITELAATTGVKIIPIDADKIDAIIAKYPYYVKTTVPANTYQTVPEEVTTVSVKSMLLIRSDLSEDLVYKVTKAIFENSDKLGHAKAKEIKLENVKNGVSIPVHPGAQKYFDEKGVK